In a single window of the Necator americanus strain Aroian chromosome X, whole genome shotgun sequence genome:
- a CDS encoding hypothetical protein (NECATOR_CHRX.G23726.T1): MWRYAPILSIVLCRLSWTCPRAEVSERERQQLLELFDEFSDHISCDAYDLGSYEETEIVIKTTSETPPSRFRPPRIPVKFQKELDEHINKLLRAGHIVESDTPWIHNTVLVKKKDGSLRVCLDFRPLNKITIPDHYPLLRIEDILAKIAGHKYYTTLDLASGYMQFLLSPERQEKCGWATHHGVYQFVYLPFGLKNAGAYFSRFLSIGRLKSQLPGLPRRHCYLRQRLPEPFGLP, encoded by the coding sequence ATGTGGCGGTATGCCCCGATACTCAGTATAGTTCTTTGCCGTTTAAGCTGGACTTGTCCGAGGGCGGAGGTTTCGGAGCGGGAGCGTCAGCAGCTGCTTGAGCTTTTCGATGAATTCAGTGATCACATTTCATGTGATGCGTATGACTTAGGGTCATACGAAGAGACCGAGATAGTTATTAAGACAACCAGTGAAACTCCTCCTTCGCGCTTTAGACCTCCACGGATTCCggtaaaattccagaaagagcTCGATGAGCATATTAACAAATTGCTTCGAGCAGGTCACATAGTAGAGAGTGATACTCCTTGGATCCATAATACAGTGTTAGTAAAGAAGAAGGACGGTTCCCTTCGAGTCTGTCTCGACTTCCGTCCTCTTAACAAGATTACCATCCCCGACCATTACCCTTTGCTACGGATCGAGGATATACTCGCTAAGATAGCGGGTCATAAATACTATACGACGTTGGATTTAGCGTCAGGTTATATGCAGTTTTTGTTATCACCTGAGAGACAGGAGAAATGTGGATGGGCAACCCACCATGGAGTGTATCAGTTCGTCTACCTTCCCTTTGGCCTTAAGAATGCCGGCGCCTACTTCTCTCGATTTCTCTCTATTGGCAGGCTTAAAAGCCAACTGCCTGGCCTACCTAGACGACATTGTTATCTTCGACAAAGACTTCCCGAGCCATTTGGCCTCCCTTAG